The genomic stretch CTCCCAGTATCAGCCTGTGTACTAACTGGTTCTTCTCAGTAGACCTACCTCCTTTGTGTCTTTGAGGTTTCCACAAAACTCAGAGCAACAGGAATCCTCCTCCTAACTGGGTCAGACTTAAATCCTGCAGGGTCAGGGATTTGGGCTGGATTTATGTCCATCTATGAGCAGAAACATTGTTCCAGGGATTCCCCAAAACTCATTGGAGGAGCTTCTACTGAGCAGTGAGTGATAATCCCCACGGGTTCCCACATTCAGACCTGGACTCTGAGCAGCAAACACGGTCTGTGACAAAGGCACACAGGGGTCTTAGGGTTTTAAGATGCTCTTAGTTCTCTGGTGAAAGCAAGAATGTTGATCCTCCCTGAGAGAGAAGGCATTCGGCTGTGAAGAACTGATTCTCTGCTTCCACCTTCTCAACAGTGAAGGCGACAATTAGATGGTTTTACCTTCGATTGTGATGATAGAATATAAGTTTAACAGAAATTGTCTGGGTGTTGCCGTCTTTAGCCCTCGGAGCTGCTGAAGTGCAGTGGTGTTACTATATGATAAGTGGACTGATAAGTGGACTACCTGTCATTGCAGGAAGCTAAATCTTCCTGTTCACCAGTGCAGGGCAGAGCTGCTGAGCGTCACAAGGGAACAGTCCAGTGTGGTCCGTGAAGGGGAGGCAGCTCATCCTGAGTTTGGTTGTCTTTCCATGTTTGCCTTTTTCACCACCCTCGCAGGTTCCCAACCCCCTCGGGAGCGGACCACCACGCCCCCTTTTGTCCTGCCGAACGCCCCAGGCTGTGAGTCCTTTAGCGGGGACAGAGTTTAGCCCTCAGGCTATTGTCGTCATGTCTCTGCAGAGGCTGAGATGATCCGTCTGCCTCTGGATGCTGATTTACATCACTGCTGTTGTTCTCAGCTGATGGATTGTCAGACTTGAGCCAACTTCTTTCACTTTATGGACTCAGCTCAGGGGCACAGATATATAAGAACACAAGGGACAACAGCATCAGACTGAATGTGCTGAAATGAAGACATGACGACTGGGCTCTAAAAATAGGAACAGCCTACAACTAACAAATTCAAAACTCCACCTAGATACACAATGTTTTGGCTCATTTTCTCACGTATTAGCCCTGAACTGTGGCCCAAACATGTTCAGCATGAATCCTCTAGATCTTGTTTGAAAGAAATGAGGATCCAGACCTTAGAGAaaaccacagaggaagagaagccTCCTGAACCAGTGGCCGTTGTTACTGAGCAGCAGCCAGAATCCAACAAAAAGAGGAAACGACAGAGATAGAGGGGGAAAGAAAGGCAGAGGGCAGCTTCCTGACACCGCTCGGCTTTGTACCGCTGCAGCCCGGCCGTATGCAAATGAAGCGTATGCTAATGAGGCCTCCTCTGTGGCCGGTGGCAGTTAAAGGGCGCCATTCAACCACTCAGTCAAGATCTGCTGGTGAATTGGCCTCCCCTCATCTCGGCAGCTCAAATGGGCCATCAGGGGAGATGGGTGCTGAATAATGGGGCATTACAGCGGATATGAAAGCTCCCTCTCATTCTGAGCCCCCTACGCCCACTGAGGTCAGAGGGTGAGAGGGTCCCCGGGAGAATGGCTCTTACTGAATGTACTTCTGTAAGTCATAATGCTAGCTCACTGCCAAGTTGGGGGATTGATTTGTTGCTGCGGTCGTACACATTTATCAGTGAGTGGTCTGCAGTTTGACGTGCATGTTCTGTACGTCTGTGTGGACGTTTAAAGGGATGGAAAGGTCAGGTGGTTTAGCTGCAGGCGTCATGTGACAGTTTTTGGTGTTCGAGCTGTGAACGTGTGTTTCTGAAGCAGGTACTTAGCTCATTTTGGCtctgggttttattttaaaagtacattttcagtttctgtgtgttcCCAAACATTAGCATCTAAAAGGAGAGAGACTATTGGATGGGAGAGGTTTGGGTTTTATGCAGCTGTTATAAAGTGAATATCTATCAGGGgctatgttttcactttgttccACAGCCTCTAAATGGACAAAACTCcatcagtgcagctttaatttgTTCCTCATTTTCCATAATCAGAGGAAACACTCAGCACCACGAAGCCTCGTCAGTGTTTTCTCTCGTCTGCCCAGAATACAAACGTTGGTGACTActctcagcaccacagtaccGTTAATAACACCATAATCAGTGCTGTAGTCCCGCCCCCAGACAGGAATCGAACCAGAGTCCAAAATCAATTCCTACAGCTGAGGAGAAAAGTGACACCTACGTCAGACACGGTTGATGGGTCACATTGTGCCTCCTGGGACTGTCAGTCCTGCAGTAACAGTGTTGAGAACAGCTGACAGGACTGATCCGCACAGGAACATCAGTTTCCTCATTTATAGTTTTGTGATTTAGTTTAGTGATTTATTGTTGAGCACAGAAACATTTTGACTCTGtgagtgtttttggtttttccaAGATGCCTGACCATTTTGACCAGACGGTGGTTCTGAACCAGCTCAGATACTCTGGCATGTTGGAAACGGTGAAGATTCGGCGCACCGGCTTCCCCATCCGGAGACCTTTCCAAGAGTTCTGCTCCAGGTTGGTTCCAGCTGGCCCGTACAAACCTGGACTCAAACACGGTTTTAATGTGACACCTCCTGCTGGTGGAGCCCACGCTGCTCTGTTGAAACCAAAACATGCCGTACCATCACCTCGTGTGTTTTTATTAGTAAAGCTGGATTAGCTGGACCCtcaccttttccttttcctgccTCTCCTCCAGGTATAAGGTGCTAATGCGAGGTGTGACGTGGCCGGATGAGCCGAGGGGGCGCTGCATCCAGCTGCTGCACCTGTACgacagcagcagtgcagacTGGCAGCTGGGCAGGACCAAGGTGAGGAACAGATGTTGGTTTTATCAcactattttattattattacatttgagaaataaatgtttgcCTTCACTGGTCGTTGCTGGTTGTCGAGGAGACGTGACCTGGGCTCAGGAGAGTGTTTCAGTAACCGTGAGGTGCAGAAAACTAACAAACAGGTTTtggtttcctgtgtgtttgactgtgtgtgtttgtgttttatttctggaaAGGAAGGAAATGATGTTTTAAAAGGCTCCGTTGGCTCTTTCAGAACGTTCTGACAGAACAGGAGATTTGTTTTCCCAGAGACTGTTTATTCCACAAACCTGCATTTCTTTCCTGCTGTCAGTGACACATCCCCTCTGCTCAGCTGGACTGTATTCTCCAGTCCATGCTGCACTCTGCTCCCCTCAAGGCTTAATTTGGCTTCATGCATCCTACCAATCCAGCTcaatgaaagtgtgtgtgtgtgtgtgtgtgtgtgcgtgtgtgtgtgttcattaatAACTGAGGTCCAGAGCATCTGAAGTGTGGAATCCAACAGTGTTTGGATCCATTCAGCTTCCACTACAGGAGGAACATACCtactgcttgtgtgtgtgtgtgtgtgtgtgtgtgtgtgtgagtgtgtgtgagtgtgtgtgagtgtgtgtgagtgtgtgtgagtgtgtgtgagtgtgtgagagtgtgtgagagtgtgtgagagtgtgtgagagtgtgtgagagtgtgtgagagtgtgtgagagtgtgtgagagtgtgtgagagtgtgtgagagtgtgtgagaatGAGATTGCTGTGGAGAAACAGCAGATGGGGGACACAGATTCCAGGTCCCAGCATGACTGAGTGACAGTGGAGGTTGAGGCCAGATTCACACAGACTTTGGCTCTGGGTGAAAAAATTCGAACCCTGTTGTCGACCTGAGCGGAGGACGTGTGTTACACACACTGGGCTCCAGCTGAACCGCAGCGTCCTGCAGAAACAGGCTGAATCTGGCTCCTTGTCTGCAGGGAAACGTAACATCGTGTGTCGGTGTCTGCACCTTTGAAAATATGCACAAGTTGATGGAGACACAGACATTTGCCAACTTTCCTTTGACCTGATTTACAACATCCAAAATGACGAGCGGAGTGTCTACGTCCCCTGAAAGCCCGGTGCTGAGCCGCAGTGGTTCCTGCTGCTCTGACTGCCTGTAAACCGCTAAATCAGTTCTATGTCCCTCGGAGGGATTCGAGCGCTCGGCCCTGCTGCCTCTCGGTGAGATTTACGTCGAGCTCCTTTCACTCCGCACATGTCCTCGCTATTGTCTGgcagctgttttttgttttttacagccTCAAACTTAATTTCCTGGAAGTGATGAGGCTCCGCTTGCTTCTGCAGGgttctgttctctctgtgggCCTGACCTGTCCCGGTGAGCGGCGCTCCCTGAAGGCCCCAGCAGAAAGAATCCAAAGTGCGCCGAGGCTTAGCTGAGCTTTTGTTGCGGTGATTAGCATAGTAATGATTAAAAAGGATTAGTGGTCGAGTCCATTGGGATGCAGATTCGTGCAGTCGAACACGAGGCCGCACGTTTGTGCACGTGTGATTCATGAAGGGagtgtttcatgtgttttgtgtgtgtttcgtGTGTGTTtcgtgtgtgttttatgtgtgttttgtgtacgACTCACTGGGCGTCTGTGTGTTGGATTGTACATGAGGAgaatcttttattttgattttatatgtGAGCAGCAGAGTACAAAGTACTCACATTGTGTACTTCAATAAAAGCAGCAGTACCACAGACTTAAAACACTCCACTACCAGTAGAATTAAATCCTAATTACATCaagtaaaatgtatttgaagTATCAAAGTACAAATTCTGCAGTAAACTCAAGTGTTTTGCAGTTATATCTGATGTACATTAATGTACAagttgaactttactgcagtagttgtTTAAGATTGgaccagtttgaagtactttataaactgtggagaacttcatctgcagcagagcgTCATGTTCTACAGGATCTCACATGTTTGAACTTTTACCTGCACTAACTGCAGCTGCCAGACACATGGAGTAAAagattaaaatacatttactgaagtaaaagtttTCTACCACTGAGTCTGTAGAGTCTGTTTTTAGTTGCAGTGACTTTGAACATGAAACATGTTGGTGTTTATCCTGAAACAGCCACAGATCAAACTGCTCGTTTCCTCCTACCAGCCAACAGAAAATCattcaaattatatttaactGACTTATTTGGACTAATGTGTGTTGGTCCTTTTGTCCCTGCCAGTCTAGTTCTTTGAAACTGAAGCTGATGCTTTACAGCCTGTGAccgtgcgtgtgtgcgtgtgtgtgtgtgtgtgtgtgtgtgtgtgtgtgtgtgtgtgcagacatgtACTCTCCATGTTTCCTTGTTAATTAACCTGCTGATCAGTAATGTCCAAATCACCCCGTCGAGTTTGTGTTTCCCATGAGGATTCAACAGTGTCGctcagccaacacacacacacacacacacacacacacacacactgtacccCCACAGCACCATGACATTCCCCAGTGTCTGTCGCTGACTCCCATATCTGAGCCCCTCCCTAATCGGATTAGTCCTCGGTGGGTCCAGGGTCTATCAATGGGCGACAGCGTGGTTCCTGTTGGGGGCAGCTGCACTCAGAGCCCGTGAGCTCGGCCTGTTCACGGTGACACGGAGCTGAAACCTTTAGCGGCGTGAAcaaaaggagaggaggatgtGGCTCTGATTCATGTCAGCTGCTTTGTTCTCTGTTAAatggtggaggtggagaacagGAGGGACTGGGAATCTGTGTGTAATCCACTGTTTAATCACAGTTATGAATAAAGTGACTTAAATAACAGGATTGTTAtggctctgtctctgtcttttatATTTGCTTCACTCTGTAGATAAATCAGGGACGTGATCATGAATATCCTTTAACCCGTAAACCTCAGTCTAAATCTTCATTTCAGCCTAAATCAAACGCTTAAATCCTGCATTAAAACTCCCCAcgtcctcctctcctcccgTCTCAGGTCTTTCTTCGCGAGTCTCTGGAGCATCGTCTGGAGAAGcagagggaggtggaggtgcTGAAAGCAGCGATGATCATCCAGGCTCACGTCATGGGCTACGTGGCCAGGTAGGACTCGGCACCCACACGTCACAAACCTTCTTGGAAGCTGTTGTAACGTTTGTCTTCTTGTTGTGCATCTGACTTGATGCTTTCCTGCTCACAGGAAGCAGtacaggaagctgctgcagtgcaTTGTGGTCATTCAGAAGAACTACCGGGCTTTCTACTGGAGGAGGAAGTTCCTGCTCCTCCGCTGGGCAGCGCTCACCTTCCAGAAACGACTGCGAGGCCAGCTGGCCCGCCGGGCCTACAgccagctgctggaggagaggaggaggagggaggaagaggaggagatggagaggtGGGCAGTTTAAAGGAGTAGCCCGTAAAATCTTTTATTCTAGCAGCTGTTGCTCTCATGGAGCTCTTTACCAGTTTTACTGTCCTAAACTGTCTGTTTGACTGTGTCAGGGAGAGACGGAGGCTGGAGGCGGAGAGACTCGTCAGAGAGGTACGATCATTATGGATCAGGTGGCAAATGGCCAATGGTTGGTGGAAAAATACACTTGATTGTCTTAGGAGTTGAGTCTGTACCAGGGTGTAAAaggtttttatatttgttttaggATGATGTTTTTTATTAAGTCGCTTTTCTAATTTGCATCCAGGCTGAGGAGGCCAGGaggctggaggagctgcagcgtGCCGAGCAGGTGGCTCAGCCTGCACCATCAGCAGGCGCCCAACAGGAGCTGCAGACAGCAGAGGCCTTTGAGGAGGCAATCCGCCCCCACGAGGCATCGCAGGTGGAGGAGATCCTACGACTGGAGCGGGAGATCCAGGTGCTGCAGAGGCAGAAGGAGCGGCAGGAGCTGTCTCTGACCGAGGCCTCCCTCAACCGCCTGCAGCGCCTCCGCGACCAGGAGCTCAGGCGGCTGGAAGATGAAGCCTGCAAGGCGGCGCAACAGTTCCTGGACTCTCTGAACTTTGACGAGATCGATGAATGCGTGAGGAACATCGAGAGCTCCTTGGGGGTCGGTGAAGGGgatgagaaggagaaagagggtGGACGGAGGAGAGGCAGCGACGAAGAGGAGGTTGATGAAGGCTTTGGGGCAGATGATGAGGCCTTCAAAGATTCTCCGAACCCGAGTGAGCACGGCCACTCAGACGGCCAGAGGACGAGCGGGATCCGGACAAGTGATGACTCGTCCGAAGAAGACCCGTACGCCAATGATGTAATCCCACCCTTACCGCCCCCCACCCTCCTCCACCAGCCACTGCCTAAACCACCGGGGCACCCAGCCTGCCACAGCACCTCATCCAGCGGGGACTCAGCCTACTGCCACCCCCAGTCCTCATCTGAGGCTCAGTCTGATGACCTGGTGGAACTCATACCTCCAGACGAGGACTCGGACTACGACCAGGACGACTACGACGAGGGCGCCATCGTGTCCAGTGGCAGCATGGCCTTCTCCAACCCTCGCAGCGGACAGTGGTCTCCGGACTACCGCGGCTCTGTGGGCACCTACAACAGCTCGGGGGCTTACCGCTTCGGCTCAGAGGGGGCTCAGTCATCGGTGAGTATCCGCTGGGTGAGACGTAAGGTCACAGTTTGGACGGCTGGTTCTGCACGCAGAAGGAACAGTTTTCAAAGAACCTACCTGATCTGACCTAGTCGCTGTGTAAAGCATTTGCATTACCAGAACCTCAGCCTACTCCCAGGTCTTAGGATTTAACAAAATCTCCCACTTTTCAATCCATTTCTATTGTTGGTGTTTAGGATGGTTCAAAAGTGGAAACTACACCTGTAACTTGTAATTATTTGTGATTCCAGTTTGAGGACAGCGAGGACGACTTCGACAGGTTCGACACCGATGACGAGTTGTCGTATCGGCGGGACTCTGTCTACAGCTGCGTCACGCTCCCGTACTTCCACAGCTTCCTCTACATCAAAGGTTACTCCTTCACTATACTGCCTCCACTTCGAtagtctgacctctgacctccacaGGGCAACAGAACAGTACAGACTCATTTAGAAGAATGAGCTTTTCTTCCAGAATCCAAAGCAGTTGCATCAAAAAGTCCCTTTATGTATGACTTGTCCTTGTAGCTGATCACCAAACAGCTTTAAAGTGAAATGTGCATGTTAGGGTGTGAGTCAATGCTCATGTTCCACTACAGGCGGCCTGATGAACACGTGGAAGCGCCGCTGGTGCGTCCTGAAGGACGAGACCTTCCTGTGGTTTCGGGCCAAGCAGGAGGCTCTGAAGCAGGGCTGGCTGCACAAGAAGGGAGGGGGCTCGTCGACGCTGTCCCGAAGAAACTGGAAGCGTCGTTGGTTCGTGCTGCGGCAGAGCAAGCTCATGTACTTCGAGAACGACGGCGAGGACAAGATGAAGGGGGTGCTGGACATGCATACTGCCAAGTACGTGCTTTTCAGACCTCGTCACTATACTGCCATCAGCCAGCTGTGCAGCAGGAGCTGATGTTCCACCTGCTGATAGACCAGTGTAGAGGAACTGAAGCAGAACACAGAGCAGGCGGAAATTAACACGGGGACTTGGGTTCCGATTAGGTGGAAAAGTTTATTTACATAATTGTATATTGGAGATATTTAACATAAGAGAATGCAAATAGGAAAAAACAGTCTGATGTACAGTTACTGCTGGATGCACCTTGTTATGATTGACATCTGGAATTAAGTCGCATTTATTTAATGCGTCATGTGCAGAGAAATCATCGATAACACTGGGAAAGAGAATGGGATCGATATCGTGATGCCTGATAGGACCTACCATCTGATCGCAGAGTCTGCAGAGGACGCCAGGTAAAGCTGTTGTGCTAAGatacatgcacattttattttactttattataTTACAAAGCACATAAAACCTCATTTTGTACCTCAAAGCAAAGATCAATATCACTGTATAAAATAacacaagagaagaagaagataatttaatataattgaTTTAACCCAGAGATTGTTGTTTACATCAACAGTGGAATAATCGATTGTTTTGAGTGTAGCTCTGTTTATGTCCTGGTCTCTGTAAATGATGACTGGTTGCCGTCACAACCGTAATGTCTGGAGggtgatgctgatgatgatgtctCCATGGTTACAGCCAGTGGTTCAGTGTCCTGAGTCAGGTCCATGGCTCCACAGAGCAGGAGATCAGAGAGATGCATGATGAGCAGGCCAACCCCCAGAACGCTGTGGTGAGTACTGGGGCAGGAgactattattattgttttaaaaacactttgtagAGATGATTTGTAATTGGCACATATTTTGATATCGTGTGAAGGTTTTATGTAAAGTCTAAAGTCTTTTCTGATCATTAAACACTATGATCTGATATATTCAAATAAGAGAAAGCTCAAATGTATAAACATGGATGTTTATTCCactttgcaaatattttataCTCAGGCTTCTTCCTTTTAGTGACACAGATGTGTTGAAATCAGCACATCCTCAGTAGTTCCACCTGgggagtgaatgtgtgtgtgtgtgagagtgataATTGGTTGGAAGGTCAAACTCATTATCTCATCCCTGAACACTGTTACTGAACCGTCCCGTCTGTCTCTCCAGGGGACGCTGGATGTGGGGATGATTGACTCGGTTTGTGCGTCAGATAATCCAGAGAGGTGAGGACCTGCGTCACACATCATATCACTTCTCTGcttcatttcacacacacaaacaaaacaggacacaaaaagtgtcttagatcAAATCTGTAAGTTCTTCACgttatcagttttatttcatcttgAAGTTGAAAATGTTTCTATTTAATTCAGCCACTAGTAGGTGCTGTTCTTTGCTAAATCTGCTAAATAAGAAACAAATCAATaattcctgcttttttttttttatcagaaatTGTTTAGTCAGACTGATCCATCATTCTtccacctttcttcttcttcgttAACCGTTTCTGAATCGTCACAGGCCCAACTCCTTCGTCATGATCACGGCGAACCGCGTGCTGCACTGCAACGCCGACACGCCCGAGGAGATGCACCATTGGATCACCCTGCTGCAGCGCTCTAAGGGAGACACCCGCGTCGATGGGCAGGAGTTCATCATCCGAGGTGACGACACCAAAACTTAATGCCACTCTCCCAGAATGCATTTAGGCTGCAGAATAGGTCAGATCGtcagcagagcagacacagaTATGAACAATGTTAGAGGAACATCTGAAAACTAGGAAGTTGGGAATGGATTGTGCAGATCAGATGAGTTTACAGGTGGAGTTTCTGGGTTGTGCTGGTGTTGATTTTTACAAATCTGTGAAGCTTCAGGTTTGACTGTTAAGTAATTCACAGAAATATTCcaattttattataaatgtaaaaaatacatGCAAGGAGACAAAATGGCAGCAACACGAgtaatgtctgttttatttcccaGGCTGGTTGCACAAAGAGATGAAGAACAGTACCAAAGCCTCGCTGAAGCTGAAGAAGCGCTGGTTCCTACTTACCCACAATTCCCTGGACTACTATAAGAGCTCAGAGCGTAACGCCCTGAAGCTGGGAACACTGGTGCTGAACAGCCTCTGCTCAGTGGTTCAGCCGGACGAGAAAGTCTTCAAAGAGACCGGTAAGAGACACTGCAGAGTCTTCGGTTAAATCTGGTGGTTTCTCTGTAACGTCACGTCCTTCAGCATCGTAACAGGAAACTGTGGCTCTGTGGTCTCTGGTCTCTGACAGGCTACTGGAACGTCATCGTGTACGGCCGGAAACACTCGTACCGTCTCTACTGTAAGCTGCTGAATGAGGCCACGCGCTGGGCCAACTCCATCCAGAATGTCATCGACACCAAAGCGCCCATCGACACGCCCACCCAGCAGCTCATCCAGGACATCAGGGTAGGAAACGGTGTCCGGCTGGTGGAGACTGATGCAGAAGCTCCATCAGTTGCTGTAGAAAAGCCACAAAGACAATTGAAGATGCTATAACAATCATTATTCCAGAATAAATAACCTGCTAATGCTGCAGATGGGGGtcaaaaacaaacctgtgtTAGATCCTCGTGCTGATGTTGGGCTGCTCTGCTCTCTGCAGGAGAACTGTCTGAACTCTGAGGTCGTGGAACAGATCTACAAGAGGAACCCCATCCTTCGCTACAGCCACCACCCGCTGCACTCGCCACTGCTGCCGCTGCCCTACGGAGACATCCACGTCACCGgtcagtcacacaaacacacatgaaggaCTGGATCTGTAAATACTGAGCATGTTCCAGCCCAAAGCTGCTCTGCTTTCACAGCAAACCAGTCGTTTTTTATTTAGGGAGATTCATGAATGTAGTCGATTTTACACAACATGTTAAGGACAAACAGGAGGTTTGATGGTGCTGGACATCAAGGAACCAGACAGATCCTCAATGTACTGACTATAATGTAGAGGTTCACGGGTTCCTACTGTTTTCTACTACCAAGGCAAAATTTAAACTGGGAGATTTTTAAACCCGAAGCTGAAACGTTAGTCTCACCCAGTTTAAAGCTACAAAACCTCCATCTAACAACAAACACCATCAGTCCCGTCACTAACCTCTTCCCTCTGCCCTGCTCAGGTGAGAAGAACAGAAGCTACACAACGCTGCAGGACGAAGCCCTCAAAGTGTACAGCTCCCTGCAGCACCTGGAAGGTGTGGCCGACCCGGTGCCCATCATCCAGGGCATCCTGCAGACCGGCCAAGAGCTCAAACCGCTGCGGGACGAGCTGTACTGCCAGCTGATCAAACAAACCACACGGTCGCCGCAGCCGGGCAGCCCCGGGAACCTCTGCAGTTGGAAGATCCTGGCCTGCATGTCCTGCACCTTCGTCCCAACAAGGAGCATCCTCAGATACCTCAAGTTCCACCTGAAGAGGTATTTACGGAAGAGTTTATCATTTTATAAACTGTCTCACTGTGTGTTGAATCTCTTCCATTGATCAGTCTATATCTCTCTGTCCACAGGACCCGAGAACTCTTCCCCGGCTCAGAGATGGATCGATATGCTGCCATCACTCTCGACTCCCTCAGGAAGACCCGAGCCCGGGAGAACGTCCCGTCGCAGGAGGAGATCCGCTGCATCGTGGCCCGGCAGGACATGAGCACCACAGTTCACTGCCATGGAGGAGGCTCCTGCAAGATCACCATCAACTCACACACCACTGCTGGAGAGGTGGGTGACCACAGGGGCTGCTGGGAGACATTATTTACTTGTCACCGTTTGCTGCAGTGCTTTGTAGACATGGTGAACAGTAACTGATCACTGCCTTTACACTGCTGACATGTCACAGTACCAAACCACCAGAACTGAACCTCATCAGATTTTAGGTTT from Mastacembelus armatus chromosome 17, fMasArm1.2, whole genome shotgun sequence encodes the following:
- the myo10 gene encoding unconventional myosin-X isoform X1; this translates as MDNFFTEGDRVWLREDEQFLPSTVSSCLGGVAVFATDYGQVYTYKQNALTRQKVQPMHHSSVRGVEDMATLEDLHDGAILHNLFLRYQQRHIYTYIGSILAAVNPYQPFPGLYDQQAVDLYSRHHLGEISPHIFAVANECYRSLWKRLQNQCVLISGESGAGKTESTKLILKFLSAMSQHSLEVSSRDRTSHVEEALLESSPIMEAFGNAKTVYNNNSSRFGKFVQLHFCQKGNIQGGRIVDYLLEKNRVVRQNPGERNYHIFYALLAGTNNQQREAFALTQPDSYHYLRQSSCLDQTIDDSGAFQDVLHAMRTMQFTDESIGEILRLLAGILHAGNIEFMTAGGAQVSSKSALTRAADLLGLNSDQLAEVLTHRSMILRGEEISTPLTVEQAVDSRDSMAMALYSQCFNWIIRKLNSRIRGKEDFRSISILDIFGFENFEINRFEQFNINYANEKLQEYFNKHIFSLEQLEYNKEGLVWVDINWMDNGECLDLIEKKLGLLALMNEESHFPKATDDTLLEKLHSQHSKNPFYVKPRVAVHNFGVKHYAGEVLYDVRGMLEKNRDTFRDDILNLLRESRLDFVYDLFEHVLSRNKQDTLKSSSKHRRPTVSSQFKDSLHSLMATLSTSNPYFIRCIKPNTCKMPDHFDQTVVLNQLRYSGMLETVKIRRTGFPIRRPFQEFCSRYKVLMRGVTWPDEPRGRCIQLLHLYDSSSADWQLGRTKVFLRESLEHRLEKQREVEVLKAAMIIQAHVMGYVARKQYRKLLQCIVVIQKNYRAFYWRRKFLLLRWAALTFQKRLRGQLARRAYSQLLEERRRREEEEEMERERRRLEAERLVREAEEARRLEELQRAEQVAQPAPSAGAQQELQTAEAFEEAIRPHEASQVEEILRLEREIQVLQRQKERQELSLTEASLNRLQRLRDQELRRLEDEACKAAQQFLDSLNFDEIDECVRNIESSLGVGEGDEKEKEGGRRRGSDEEEVDEGFGADDEAFKDSPNPSEHGHSDGQRTSGIRTSDDSSEEDPYANDVIPPLPPPTLLHQPLPKPPGHPACHSTSSSGDSAYCHPQSSSEAQSDDLVELIPPDEDSDYDQDDYDEGAIVSSGSMAFSNPRSGQWSPDYRGSVGTYNSSGAYRFGSEGAQSSFEDSEDDFDRFDTDDELSYRRDSVYSCVTLPYFHSFLYIKGGLMNTWKRRWCVLKDETFLWFRAKQEALKQGWLHKKGGGSSTLSRRNWKRRWFVLRQSKLMYFENDGEDKMKGVLDMHTAKEIIDNTGKENGIDIVMPDRTYHLIAESAEDASQWFSVLSQVHGSTEQEIREMHDEQANPQNAVGTLDVGMIDSVCASDNPERPNSFVMITANRVLHCNADTPEEMHHWITLLQRSKGDTRVDGQEFIIRGWLHKEMKNSTKASLKLKKRWFLLTHNSLDYYKSSERNALKLGTLVLNSLCSVVQPDEKVFKETGYWNVIVYGRKHSYRLYCKLLNEATRWANSIQNVIDTKAPIDTPTQQLIQDIRENCLNSEVVEQIYKRNPILRYSHHPLHSPLLPLPYGDIHVTGEKNRSYTTLQDEALKVYSSLQHLEGVADPVPIIQGILQTGQELKPLRDELYCQLIKQTTRSPQPGSPGNLCSWKILACMSCTFVPTRSILRYLKFHLKRTRELFPGSEMDRYAAITLDSLRKTRARENVPSQEEIRCIVARQDMSTTVHCHGGGSCKITINSHTTAGEVVEKLIRGLAMEDSRNMFALFEHSDATEKAIESRTVVADVIAKFEKLSASPEEHNTGWKFYFKLYCFLDTDNVPKDSVEFAFMFEQAHEAVIRGQYPAPEETLQFLAALRLQYLLGDHSSQANTPEMSQVFPMARLRARVQNSAKTFAPGNSSVGDRSGTAERKRSSFLEGTLRRSFRSGSLSRQKLEEENSLEAWMREEVTAVRTSVMDKWKKLQGMNQEQAMVKYMSVVKEWQGYGSTLFNVESRDGAFPSELWLGVSREAISVYKRGEPWPLEVFPYEQILSFGAPQPNAYKITVEGRELIFETQMVMDIAKLMKAYISMIVKKRYSNCQSVSSHGSQYGAW